The region GGGACGCAGGCTGGACGGACGCTCGCGGTACAAACGGATTTCCAGCTCGATTTCCCAGCCTGGCGCACCGCCGTCGGCGCGCGCCAGGTGCTTGTACTTGACGTCGCGCATGACGGCCGATTCCGGCAGGAAGGCGATGCCGCGCCCTTCCAGTGCCATCATTTTCAGCCCTTCGGCCATGTCCGTCTCGTAGCAGGTGTCGAGGAACAGGGGAGCCTTGGCATCGGCCACCAGCAATTCCACCATGCGTCCCAGGTAGGCATTGTTGGTATAGGAGAGGAAGGGCAGCGGCTCCTTGGCGCTGCCGGGCAGGACGAAATCCGGCACCCGGTCCTGGCCGCAGCGCGCATACGCGCGCAGGGTTTCGCGGCCCATCACCAGCATGTCGTAGCGGCCCGGGTCCAGCTGCACCGGCTGGCGCGGATGGTGGTAGCACAGCAGCAGGTCGCAGCCGCCGTCGACCAGTTGCAGCACGGCGTCGTGCACGTTCAGCGCCATCAGGCGGCTGTTGATCGGCGCAAAGCCCTCTTCCAGCGCCGTCAGCCATTTCGGCATGAAGGTCAGCGACAGGGTGTGGGGCACGGCGAAGTCGACGCTCGTCTGCGTGGCCGCCCGCTTGCCGCGCAACAGGGCGCGCACGCCGTTGATCTGCCCCAGCATTTCCAGCGCCTGTTCGTAGAACACGGCGCCGGCCGGCGTCAGCCGCGTGGGATACGAGGTGCGGTCGACCAGGTCGATGCCGAGCCAGTTTTCCAGCGACTGGATGCGCCGCGAAAAGGCGGGCTGGGTGACGTGGCGCAGGGCCGCGGAACGGCTGAAATTATGCGTTTCAGCAAGCGAGATGAAGTCTTCCAGCCATTTGGTTTCCATCGCGGGACCGTTCTCTGATCAAGGGCGCATGCAAGGTAGGGAGGTCAGGCCGTGCCCGTCGATGCCGC is a window of Janthinobacterium sp. 1_2014MBL_MicDiv DNA encoding:
- a CDS encoding LysR family transcriptional regulator is translated as METKWLEDFISLAETHNFSRSAALRHVTQPAFSRRIQSLENWLGIDLVDRTSYPTRLTPAGAVFYEQALEMLGQINGVRALLRGKRAATQTSVDFAVPHTLSLTFMPKWLTALEEGFAPINSRLMALNVHDAVLQLVDGGCDLLLCYHHPRQPVQLDPGRYDMLVMGRETLRAYARCGQDRVPDFVLPGSAKEPLPFLSYTNNAYLGRMVELLVADAKAPLFLDTCYETDMAEGLKMMALEGRGIAFLPESAVMRDVKYKHLARADGGAPGWEIELEIRLYRERPSSLRPGKQIVESLWQYLVQSQEGKARTGKRRRRAIEAVKS